In the Ilumatobacteraceae bacterium genome, one interval contains:
- a CDS encoding ammonium transporter gives MRKRALRIISGLGGVAAILAITPSSVLAQDGPDTQAILDNIWVFIAGCLVFFMQAGFALVEAGLTRAKNVVNIFAKNMADAIVGITAWFACGWAFAFGTANGTTEVIDGEEVFTAAKFFGSGEWFLSGADLAIPAGGGLSIATSFFFQAVFAATAVTIASGAMAERTKFSSYLIFGTVMCAIIYPVVVHWTWGGGWIAQMSVGDAVYSDFAGSGIVHMTGGIAAFMGALFLGPRIGRYDSNGKARAIPGHNIPFAILGVFILWLGWFGFNPGSELAADGFVMTVGVNTMLAAVAGGLFCTITIWLVAGKPDVAMIGNGVLAGLVAITAPCGAVDPFPAFIIGGIGGVLVVFSVFFFDKVKIDDPVGAVSVHGVCGAWGVLSIGLFAKYDDAFLGREDAGLLYGGGIDQLLMQALMLVIILAWVAITTGALFFAIKSTIGLRVSADEEIEGLDVLEHGLAGYSGDVAHA, from the coding sequence GTGCGCAAACGTGCGCTTCGAATCATCTCCGGCCTGGGCGGCGTCGCGGCAATTCTCGCGATCACCCCCTCGTCGGTCCTGGCCCAAGACGGCCCCGACACCCAAGCGATCCTCGACAACATCTGGGTCTTCATCGCCGGCTGTCTGGTGTTCTTCATGCAGGCGGGCTTCGCGCTCGTCGAAGCAGGCCTGACCCGAGCCAAGAACGTCGTGAACATTTTCGCCAAGAACATGGCAGATGCGATCGTCGGCATCACCGCTTGGTTCGCCTGCGGCTGGGCGTTCGCGTTCGGCACCGCGAACGGCACCACCGAGGTCATCGACGGCGAGGAGGTGTTCACCGCAGCCAAGTTCTTCGGCTCCGGTGAGTGGTTCCTCAGCGGTGCCGATCTTGCGATCCCGGCCGGCGGTGGCTTGAGCATCGCGACGTCGTTCTTCTTCCAGGCGGTCTTCGCAGCGACGGCGGTCACGATCGCCTCCGGTGCCATGGCCGAACGGACGAAGTTCTCGTCGTACCTGATCTTCGGCACCGTCATGTGCGCGATCATCTACCCCGTCGTGGTCCACTGGACCTGGGGCGGCGGTTGGATCGCTCAGATGTCGGTCGGCGACGCCGTGTACTCCGACTTCGCCGGCTCCGGCATCGTCCACATGACCGGTGGCATCGCGGCGTTCATGGGCGCACTGTTCCTCGGACCACGCATCGGCCGGTACGACTCCAACGGCAAGGCACGGGCGATCCCCGGCCACAACATCCCGTTCGCGATCCTCGGTGTGTTCATCCTCTGGCTCGGCTGGTTCGGGTTCAACCCGGGCTCGGAACTCGCCGCCGACGGCTTCGTCATGACGGTCGGCGTGAACACGATGCTCGCCGCGGTGGCGGGCGGCCTGTTCTGCACGATCACGATCTGGCTCGTCGCCGGCAAGCCCGACGTCGCCATGATCGGCAACGGCGTGCTCGCCGGCCTGGTCGCCATCACCGCACCCTGCGGTGCGGTCGATCCATTCCCCGCCTTCATCATCGGCGGTATCGGCGGCGTGCTCGTGGTCTTCTCGGTCTTCTTCTTCGACAAGGTGAAGATCGACGACCCGGTCGGCGCGGTCTCGGTCCACGGTGTCTGCGGCGCCTGGGGCGTGCTCTCGATCGGCCTGTTCGCCAAGTACGACGACGCGTTCCTCGGGCGTGAAGATGCCGGCCTGCTCTACGGCGGCGGCATCGACCAGCTCCTCATGCAGGCACTGATGCTCGTCATCATCCTCGCCTGGGTGGCGATCACGACCGGCGCACTGTTCTTCGCCATCAAGTCGACGATCGGACTCCGGGTCTCGGCCGATGAGGAGATCGAAGGCCTCGACGTCCTCGAGCACGGTCTCGCCGGCTACTCCGGCGACGTCGCCCACGCCTGA
- a CDS encoding winged helix-turn-helix domain-containing protein, whose protein sequence is MTRPAPERQELIPSVPTHPLEHLTAQERAVFEVLAEHCGRVLSRQELARRAGLAELSPRRCDSLIVGIRRCVGTDRVRTVRRRGWMLVA, encoded by the coding sequence GTGACACGGCCCGCTCCTGAGCGTCAGGAACTGATCCCCTCAGTACCAACTCACCCCCTCGAGCACTTGACTGCTCAGGAGCGTGCCGTGTTCGAAGTCTTGGCCGAGCACTGCGGCCGGGTGTTGAGCCGCCAGGAACTCGCCCGTCGGGCCGGCCTGGCAGAGCTCAGCCCGCGTCGATGCGACTCGCTGATCGTCGGCATCCGCCGGTGTGTCGGCACCGACCGCGTGCGCACCGTGCGCCGACGCGGTTGGATGCTCGTCGCCTGA
- a CDS encoding PKD domain-containing protein — protein MTAGIAVVASPDRIAAADVEPYPMPELVALYDMNELPDDAVLHDSGPAGLDGTIGADVGRVIGEDVTALDFPDNGPTAESNPAQLATVPSSADLNPGTSDYAVEVRSRSTRRFGNIVQKGQATTPGGYFKIEQPNGFMTCLFKDADGGQRAVVSDVRTDDGEWHTTRCELSAYGVRLFVDGVQMNQIAGDLGNISNDLVLSIGGKADCTGPEVTCEYFPGEIDYVRIERDETVNQLPTATFTTTCADAVCKFDSSASIDPDRTDPEGDGIVTKVWSFGDGATDIGGQPKHTYATGGTYDVTLTVTDRRGGTAVHTDTVVVPAPPVMEFTDDCRRLVCTFDSSASTDGPEGTIESRTWDFGDGTTGNGEVVSHTYAAAGTYVVEVTGTDDDGLSASASRTVTVAPKVVTPPPSISGSNLTAVTPFRAFDTRPGEAAPGPKGVVAGGNSIDVQITGVGSVPSSGVTAVAVNLAVVALEAPSFVTAWPAGGERSEQLSSLNIVTPGTARANLAIIPVGEGGRISIYTLRDAHLLGDVVGYFTDSGGSSREGRIITQTPQRLFDTRPGPDAGPKGKIPAGGTIEIAVAEQAGVPLTGASAVVLNLTVTESAGPNFVTVWPGSGATPTASSVNINDAGESVANMVIVPLSADGTVKIYSLTQTHVLADVLGYVTDDEAALASKGLFVPVEPSRLFDTREGEPAAGPKGLIPANGSITTEIAGVGPVPQSAGAAVLNMAYISTAPGFITLWPTGADRPSTSNVNASVGGDVRANGAILRLGDGGDLDAYALSQAHLVGDVFGFLLD, from the coding sequence ATGACCGCCGGCATCGCTGTCGTCGCCTCACCTGACAGGATTGCCGCCGCCGACGTGGAGCCGTACCCGATGCCCGAGCTGGTCGCGCTGTACGACATGAACGAGCTGCCAGACGACGCCGTGCTGCACGATTCCGGACCGGCGGGCCTCGACGGAACGATCGGTGCCGACGTCGGTCGAGTCATCGGCGAGGACGTCACCGCGCTCGACTTCCCCGACAACGGTCCGACGGCGGAATCGAACCCGGCGCAGCTCGCGACGGTGCCCAGCAGCGCTGACCTCAACCCCGGCACGAGCGACTACGCGGTCGAAGTGCGGTCGAGGTCGACTCGCCGCTTCGGCAACATCGTGCAGAAGGGGCAGGCCACGACGCCCGGCGGCTACTTCAAGATCGAGCAGCCCAACGGGTTCATGACCTGCCTGTTCAAGGACGCCGACGGCGGGCAGCGTGCGGTGGTGTCCGACGTCCGAACGGACGATGGTGAATGGCACACGACGCGGTGTGAACTGTCGGCGTACGGCGTCCGGTTGTTCGTCGACGGCGTGCAGATGAACCAGATTGCCGGAGACCTCGGCAACATCTCGAACGACCTGGTGCTGTCGATCGGCGGCAAGGCCGACTGCACGGGCCCCGAGGTGACCTGCGAGTACTTCCCGGGTGAGATCGATTACGTGCGGATCGAGCGCGACGAGACCGTCAACCAGCTGCCGACCGCCACGTTCACCACGACCTGCGCCGACGCCGTCTGCAAGTTCGACTCCAGCGCGTCGATCGACCCCGATCGGACCGATCCCGAAGGGGACGGCATCGTCACGAAAGTCTGGTCGTTCGGCGACGGAGCGACCGACATCGGCGGCCAACCCAAGCACACCTACGCCACAGGCGGAACCTACGACGTGACGCTCACCGTGACCGACCGCCGTGGCGGTACCGCGGTGCACACCGACACGGTCGTGGTTCCGGCTCCGCCGGTGATGGAGTTCACCGACGACTGTCGTCGACTCGTGTGCACGTTCGATAGTTCGGCGAGCACCGACGGGCCCGAGGGGACGATCGAGTCCCGCACGTGGGACTTCGGTGACGGGACCACCGGGAACGGCGAAGTGGTGTCGCACACGTATGCAGCGGCCGGCACCTATGTGGTCGAGGTCACCGGTACCGACGACGACGGTCTGTCGGCGTCGGCCAGCCGTACCGTCACGGTGGCGCCCAAGGTCGTCACCCCGCCGCCATCCATCTCCGGATCGAACCTGACGGCGGTGACTCCGTTCCGAGCCTTCGATACCCGTCCGGGCGAGGCAGCGCCGGGTCCCAAGGGTGTCGTGGCGGGCGGCAACAGCATCGACGTCCAGATCACCGGCGTCGGCAGCGTGCCGTCGTCCGGCGTCACCGCGGTCGCGGTCAACCTGGCGGTCGTGGCGCTCGAAGCCCCGAGCTTCGTCACCGCCTGGCCCGCCGGCGGTGAGCGCTCCGAGCAGTTGTCGAGCCTGAACATCGTCACGCCGGGCACGGCACGGGCCAACCTCGCGATCATCCCGGTCGGCGAGGGCGGCCGGATCAGCATCTACACGCTGCGCGACGCTCATCTGCTCGGCGACGTCGTGGGGTACTTCACCGACTCGGGCGGATCGTCGCGCGAAGGTCGCATCATCACGCAGACGCCGCAGCGGCTGTTCGACACGCGGCCTGGCCCCGACGCAGGGCCGAAGGGCAAGATCCCGGCCGGCGGCACGATCGAGATCGCAGTGGCCGAGCAGGCCGGTGTGCCGCTGACCGGAGCCAGCGCCGTGGTCCTGAACCTGACGGTGACCGAGTCGGCAGGACCGAACTTCGTGACGGTCTGGCCGGGGAGCGGAGCCACCCCGACCGCGAGCTCGGTCAACATCAACGACGCCGGTGAGTCGGTGGCGAACATGGTCATCGTTCCGCTGTCGGCTGACGGAACGGTGAAGATCTACAGCCTCACGCAGACCCACGTGTTGGCCGACGTGCTCGGATACGTCACCGACGACGAGGCGGCGCTCGCGTCGAAGGGCCTCTTCGTCCCGGTCGAGCCCAGCCGCCTCTTCGACACCCGTGAAGGCGAGCCCGCGGCCGGTCCGAAGGGTCTGATCCCTGCGAACGGATCGATCACCACGGAGATCGCCGGTGTCGGCCCGGTCCCGCAGTCGGCGGGTGCCGCCGTGTTGAACATGGCCTACATCTCCACCGCGCCCGGCTTCATCACGCTGTGGCCCACCGGAGCGGACCGCCCGTCGACGTCGAACGTCAACGCATCCGTCGGGGGCGACGTGCGTGCGAACGGTGCCATTCTCCGGCTCGGCGACGGTGGGGATCTCGACGCCTACGCGCTGTCGCAGGCGCATCTCGTGGGTGACGTGTTCGGGTTCCTCCTCGACTGA
- a CDS encoding MFS transporter yields the protein MTTDRATTDATPLGRRFLTVWAGQTVSAIGTVLSGVGVAVYVFVETGSAAWLGLLAGLSSIPYVLAAPLLSLTDRFPRRSTMIAADTFAVIGPALALVLALAGRLEIWHLAVAGFLGGLGNAFQWPAAQAAVPALVVPEALGRANGLSQLGQATGIVLGPIVATPLVAWWGIEAVLLVDLVSFLVAVVATMSVPFDDAPTDDAVIDDGTWRALFSWLRGDGRPFVTLLAAMAIVNFLLAFFNVSLLVVATDLGGTARAGIVLGAAGAAMVVGSLVSGHRGVGADRVGTFARGIGLAGVGFVVAALRPSLTLLIVGVVVALGSIPALNAAASTLYHERVPASMHGRMFGLRTAIGRSLEPVGAVVAGVVVARLAVPAMSDGGALAGSVGAVIGVGPGRGAALVLGSVGVLLLVVGVSLGRSRMRAALRHIPSSEAPRTVEELAAT from the coding sequence GTGACCACCGACCGCGCCACCACCGACGCAACGCCGCTCGGGAGGCGCTTCCTGACCGTCTGGGCGGGGCAGACGGTGTCGGCGATCGGCACCGTGCTGTCCGGCGTCGGGGTCGCCGTCTACGTCTTCGTCGAGACGGGGAGCGCGGCGTGGCTCGGGCTGCTGGCCGGCCTGTCGTCGATCCCGTACGTCCTGGCCGCCCCGCTGCTGTCGCTCACCGACCGCTTCCCCCGGCGTTCGACGATGATCGCGGCCGACACGTTCGCCGTGATCGGTCCGGCACTGGCCTTGGTGCTGGCGCTGGCCGGGCGTCTCGAGATCTGGCATCTTGCCGTCGCCGGTTTCCTGGGCGGCCTCGGCAACGCGTTCCAGTGGCCGGCAGCGCAGGCTGCGGTGCCGGCCCTGGTCGTGCCCGAGGCGCTCGGCCGAGCGAACGGGCTGAGCCAACTCGGTCAGGCGACCGGCATCGTCCTGGGCCCGATCGTGGCCACGCCGCTCGTCGCCTGGTGGGGGATCGAAGCCGTCCTCCTGGTCGATCTCGTCTCCTTCCTCGTCGCGGTGGTCGCCACCATGAGCGTCCCGTTCGACGATGCTCCGACCGACGACGCCGTGATCGACGACGGCACCTGGCGCGCGCTGTTCTCCTGGTTGCGGGGCGACGGGCGACCGTTCGTCACGCTGCTGGCCGCCATGGCGATCGTCAACTTCCTGCTCGCCTTCTTCAACGTCTCCCTCCTGGTCGTCGCGACCGACCTCGGGGGAACGGCTCGGGCCGGCATCGTGTTGGGAGCCGCCGGTGCAGCCATGGTCGTCGGATCGCTCGTCAGTGGCCACCGTGGCGTCGGTGCCGACCGGGTCGGGACCTTCGCTCGCGGCATCGGCCTCGCCGGCGTGGGCTTCGTCGTCGCGGCGCTGCGTCCATCGCTGACGCTCCTCATCGTGGGCGTCGTCGTCGCCCTGGGTTCGATTCCGGCGCTGAACGCTGCCGCGTCGACGCTCTATCACGAACGGGTGCCGGCCTCGATGCACGGTCGCATGTTCGGGCTGCGGACGGCGATCGGACGATCGCTCGAGCCGGTCGGTGCGGTCGTCGCCGGCGTGGTCGTCGCTCGGCTGGCGGTGCCAGCGATGTCCGATGGGGGAGCCCTCGCCGGCAGTGTCGGCGCGGTCATCGGCGTCGGGCCGGGGCGCGGCGCGGCGCTCGTGCTCGGCTCGGTCGGCGTGCTGCTCCTCGTCGTCGGCGTCTCGCTCGGTCGCAGCCGCATGAGAGCGGCACTGCGCCACATCCCGTCGTCGGAGGCGCCGCGCACCGTCGAGGAGCTCGCGGCGACCTGA
- a CDS encoding P-II family nitrogen regulator — MKLITAVVKPFKLDDVKDALKVAGISGMTVTEVRGFGRQGGHTETYRGAEYKIDFVPKVAIDLVVDDANVDAVVDAITQAAATGKIGDGKVWVTNAERLVRIRTGEEGADAV; from the coding sequence ATGAAACTCATCACTGCAGTCGTCAAGCCGTTCAAGCTCGACGACGTCAAAGACGCCCTGAAGGTCGCCGGCATCAGCGGCATGACCGTCACCGAAGTCCGTGGCTTCGGCCGTCAGGGCGGCCACACCGAGACGTACCGAGGCGCGGAGTACAAGATCGACTTCGTGCCGAAGGTGGCGATCGACCTCGTGGTCGACGACGCCAACGTCGACGCAGTCGTCGATGCGATCACGCAGGCGGCCGCCACCGGCAAGATCGGCGACGGCAAGGTCTGGGTGACCAACGCAGAACGACTCGTCAGGATCCGCACCGGCGAAGAAGGTGCCGACGCGGTGTAA
- a CDS encoding acyl-CoA dehydrogenase family protein encodes MDLTYPAEAEEFRVEIRAWLEQNLPDGWFDEGFEMTDDERKRFNQEWPQKLFEGGWICATWPEEYGGKGLTTMQGVALAEEFARAKAPMRGDFFGDTLVGPTLLQWGTEEQKREFLPKILGGQMSWCQGFSEPNSGSDLASLKTTAVLDGDEWIINGQKVWTTQGHHADYCFLLTRTDPDVKKHAGITYLLVPMKQDGVEVRGITQPDGTAEFCEVFFDNARCPKDNVVGGVNNGWKVANSTLAFERGQSATTGYRRFQEEYRLMVEAATANGRIHDDDIRQRLAQYYTKIQILRINGLRNLTAAVSGKKEMGTVVLGATNKMFWSEMHQRAMELALDIFGADSMLIDAGPEGGSWPGSGRDRRRDGYPVSPMMSSFFFSRSETIWGGTSQIQRNIVGERVLGLPKEPKPASE; translated from the coding sequence ATGGACCTCACCTATCCCGCCGAAGCCGAGGAATTCCGCGTCGAGATCCGGGCGTGGCTCGAGCAGAACCTGCCCGACGGTTGGTTCGACGAGGGCTTCGAGATGACCGACGACGAACGCAAGCGGTTCAACCAGGAGTGGCCGCAGAAGTTGTTCGAGGGTGGCTGGATCTGCGCGACGTGGCCCGAGGAGTACGGCGGCAAGGGCCTCACGACGATGCAGGGGGTTGCGCTGGCCGAGGAGTTCGCCAGGGCGAAGGCGCCGATGCGTGGGGACTTCTTCGGCGACACGCTCGTCGGTCCGACGCTGCTGCAGTGGGGGACCGAGGAGCAGAAGCGGGAGTTCCTCCCCAAGATCCTCGGCGGCCAGATGAGCTGGTGCCAGGGCTTCTCCGAACCCAACTCGGGTTCCGACCTCGCGAGCCTGAAGACCACTGCGGTCCTCGATGGTGACGAATGGATCATCAACGGTCAGAAGGTCTGGACCACGCAGGGTCATCACGCCGACTACTGCTTCCTGCTGACCCGCACCGACCCGGACGTCAAGAAGCACGCCGGCATCACGTACCTGCTCGTACCGATGAAGCAGGACGGGGTCGAGGTCAGGGGCATCACCCAGCCCGACGGCACCGCCGAGTTCTGCGAGGTCTTCTTCGACAATGCGCGCTGCCCGAAGGACAACGTCGTCGGCGGGGTCAACAACGGCTGGAAGGTCGCCAACTCGACGCTGGCGTTCGAGCGTGGTCAGTCGGCGACGACCGGCTACCGCAGGTTCCAGGAGGAGTACCGGTTGATGGTCGAGGCCGCGACGGCCAACGGCCGCATCCACGACGACGACATCCGGCAGCGTCTCGCGCAGTACTACACGAAGATCCAGATCCTCCGGATCAACGGCCTGCGGAACCTCACCGCGGCGGTCAGCGGCAAGAAGGAGATGGGGACCGTCGTGCTCGGCGCGACCAACAAGATGTTCTGGTCGGAGATGCACCAGCGTGCGATGGAGCTCGCGCTCGACATCTTCGGTGCCGACTCGATGCTGATCGATGCCGGTCCCGAAGGCGGCTCGTGGCCCGGGTCCGGCCGCGACCGGCGGCGCGACGGCTACCCGGTGAGCCCGATGATGTCGTCGTTCTTCTTCTCGCGCTCGGAGACGATCTGGGGTGGCACCAGCCAGATCCAGCGCAACATCGTCGGCGAGCGTGTGCTCGGGCTGCCGAAGGAACCGAAGCCGGCGAGCGAGTGA
- a CDS encoding helix-turn-helix domain-containing protein, whose translation MTIDDDGWVPVAGVGAPEERRDLDDLDLMAEATHPIRGMILRRLKEPRTVADVAELLDVPITRLYHHVNRLVDAGLIHVVATRQVAAVTERRYQTVARSFGVGADLLNSTDKRELSAALGSLFDVAKLGFQRFVESEAFTVADDEGDDDTALSLSEIHLTEPRRRELMRRLRELHEEFRSDATDDDPDASHLTLFVAVNPEAT comes from the coding sequence ATGACGATCGACGACGATGGTTGGGTTCCGGTCGCCGGCGTGGGCGCCCCCGAGGAACGTCGCGACCTCGACGACCTCGACCTGATGGCCGAAGCGACGCACCCGATCCGCGGCATGATCCTGCGGCGCCTCAAGGAGCCGCGGACGGTCGCCGACGTCGCCGAACTCCTCGACGTTCCGATCACCCGGCTCTACCACCACGTCAACCGGTTGGTCGACGCCGGCCTGATCCACGTCGTGGCGACGCGTCAGGTCGCCGCGGTCACCGAACGTCGGTACCAGACGGTCGCTCGCTCGTTCGGCGTCGGCGCCGACCTGCTCAACTCGACCGACAAACGTGAGCTCTCGGCCGCCCTCGGTTCGCTGTTCGACGTCGCGAAACTCGGGTTCCAGCGCTTCGTCGAGAGCGAGGCGTTCACGGTCGCCGACGACGAGGGCGACGACGACACGGCGCTCTCGCTGTCGGAGATCCATCTGACCGAACCGCGTCGGCGCGAACTGATGCGTCGCCTGCGGGAGCTGCACGAGGAGTTCCGCTCCGATGCGACCGACGACGACCCCGACGCATCGCACCTCACGCTGTTCGTCGCGGTCAATCCCGAGGCGACGTAG
- a CDS encoding transglutaminase family protein → MGIHVGIEHRTTYRFDRPTKLHPHVLRLRPAPHSRTPILSYSLDVAPADHFVNWQQDPFGNFMARLVFPEPATELDVTVDLVADLTVVNPFDFFVEESAEFFPFEYEPRLAADLEPYLRPATDDMGRLERWLSGVGHRDGRTRIADFLVAINRRLYDDIEYSIRMEPGVQTPDRTLDRGIGSCRDTGWLLVEALRRMGLAARFVSGYLVQLTGDRPALDGADGPAADFTDLHAWAEVYVPGAGWIGLDPTSGLFAGEGHIPLACTPHPSSAAPISGATGPTETEFSFSNVVTRFREDPRVTLPYTTEQWDRIDRLGDHVDERLAAGDVRLTMGGEPTFVSIDDMDGPEWNTTADSAAKRALADDVAWRLRGRFAPDGLIQHGQGKWYPGEPLPRWQIGIVWRNDGRPLWRRPDLLANPSEPGDATLDDARTFVDAIAAAFGLASELVIAGHEDPVDQAWRESRLPAGDPVPDELDVTGDEADRAGDADARAALVERLQGSVAEPTGFLLPLHVAPDGDGWRSTRWNLRRGRLYLMPGDSPIGLRLPLDSLTWSEFPPVYERSPFEPRGELPPAGALPGAAAEVVEVHEAAPTSLGVEIRDGHVAVFLPPIDDADHAIELLSVVEAVATRLDRPVIVQGYALPRDPRLDTLVVTPDPGVIEINVQPTSSWAEMRTVVETLYEEARLARLATEKFSLDGSHTGTGGGNHVTLGGATPADSPMLRRPDLLRSLVTFWQHHPSLSYLFSGQFIGPTSQAPRVDEGRADTLYELEIAFAELEAQQAADGDVPSWIVDRLLRHLLVDLTGNTHRSEFCIDKLFSPDSERGRLGIVELRAFEMPPHPQMALVQALLVRSLVAGFWETPYSGPLTRWGTDLYDRFLLPWYVRSDIHAVVDDLRRHSIDFEPGWLDPFLEFRFPLVGETVVGDVHLELRRAIEPWHVLGEEVSGSGTARYVDSSVERLQLGVDGFDPRRHVVTCNSIPVPLQPTERSGTSVAGIRFKAWAPWSALHPTIDAQGTLVFDVVDRWSERSLGGCTYEVVHPGGRSYDTFPVNAAEAEARRASRFLTFGHTSGRIDVARLDEISARVAREYPRTLDLRRHRSDG, encoded by the coding sequence ATGGGCATCCACGTCGGCATCGAGCATCGGACCACCTACCGCTTCGATCGCCCGACCAAGCTGCACCCCCACGTGCTCCGCCTGCGGCCGGCCCCGCACTCCCGTACGCCGATCCTGTCGTACAGCCTCGACGTGGCCCCGGCCGACCACTTCGTCAACTGGCAGCAGGACCCGTTCGGCAACTTCATGGCCCGGCTCGTGTTCCCGGAACCGGCGACCGAACTCGACGTCACCGTCGACCTGGTGGCCGACCTGACCGTCGTCAACCCGTTCGACTTCTTCGTCGAGGAATCGGCCGAGTTCTTCCCGTTCGAGTACGAACCGCGCCTCGCCGCCGACCTCGAGCCGTACCTGCGGCCGGCGACCGACGACATGGGGCGGCTCGAGCGGTGGCTGTCCGGCGTCGGGCACCGCGACGGTCGCACCCGGATCGCCGACTTCCTCGTGGCGATCAACCGCCGCCTCTACGACGACATCGAGTACTCGATCCGCATGGAGCCCGGCGTGCAGACGCCCGACCGGACACTCGACCGGGGCATCGGTTCGTGCCGCGACACCGGGTGGTTGCTCGTCGAAGCGTTGCGGCGAATGGGCCTCGCCGCCCGGTTCGTCTCCGGCTACCTCGTGCAGCTGACCGGCGATCGGCCCGCGCTCGACGGCGCCGACGGTCCCGCCGCCGACTTCACCGACCTGCACGCCTGGGCCGAGGTGTACGTGCCCGGCGCGGGTTGGATCGGTCTCGACCCCACCTCCGGTTTGTTCGCAGGCGAAGGTCACATCCCGCTCGCGTGCACGCCGCATCCCTCCTCGGCTGCGCCCATCTCGGGTGCGACCGGTCCCACCGAGACCGAGTTCAGCTTCTCCAACGTGGTCACCAGGTTCCGCGAAGACCCACGGGTCACGCTCCCGTACACCACCGAGCAGTGGGACCGGATCGATCGGCTCGGTGACCACGTCGACGAGCGGCTCGCTGCCGGTGACGTCCGGCTCACGATGGGCGGCGAGCCGACTTTCGTGTCGATCGACGACATGGACGGCCCCGAGTGGAACACGACGGCCGACAGCGCTGCCAAACGAGCCCTCGCCGACGACGTCGCGTGGCGCCTGCGTGGGCGCTTCGCCCCCGACGGTCTGATCCAGCACGGCCAGGGCAAGTGGTACCCGGGCGAACCGCTGCCGCGCTGGCAGATCGGCATCGTGTGGCGCAACGACGGCCGGCCGCTCTGGCGGCGGCCGGACCTGCTCGCCAACCCGTCCGAACCGGGCGATGCGACGCTCGACGACGCGAGGACGTTCGTCGACGCGATCGCAGCCGCGTTCGGGCTCGCATCCGAACTCGTGATCGCCGGCCACGAGGACCCGGTGGATCAGGCGTGGCGCGAGTCTCGCCTGCCGGCCGGGGATCCGGTCCCCGACGAACTCGACGTCACGGGCGACGAAGCCGACCGTGCCGGCGACGCGGACGCCCGGGCCGCGCTCGTCGAGCGGCTCCAGGGGTCGGTCGCCGAACCCACCGGCTTCCTGCTGCCGCTGCACGTCGCCCCGGACGGCGACGGTTGGCGCTCGACACGCTGGAACCTGCGGCGCGGTCGGCTCTACCTGATGCCGGGTGATTCGCCGATCGGGCTCCGTCTCCCGCTCGATTCGCTGACGTGGTCGGAATTCCCGCCCGTCTACGAACGGTCGCCGTTCGAGCCGCGCGGCGAACTGCCGCCCGCCGGTGCACTGCCCGGAGCTGCAGCCGAGGTCGTCGAGGTGCACGAGGCGGCGCCGACGTCGCTCGGTGTAGAGATCCGCGACGGCCACGTCGCCGTGTTCCTCCCGCCGATCGACGACGCCGATCACGCGATCGAACTGCTGTCGGTCGTCGAGGCGGTCGCCACCCGGCTCGACCGACCGGTGATCGTGCAGGGATACGCGCTGCCGCGCGACCCGCGGCTCGACACGCTCGTCGTGACCCCCGACCCGGGTGTCATCGAGATCAACGTGCAGCCGACCTCCTCGTGGGCCGAGATGCGCACGGTCGTCGAGACGCTGTACGAGGAGGCGCGACTCGCCCGACTGGCCACCGAGAAGTTCTCGCTCGACGGATCCCACACCGGGACGGGGGGCGGCAACCACGTCACACTCGGCGGCGCGACGCCGGCCGACAGCCCCATGCTGCGACGGCCCGATCTGCTGCGCAGCCTCGTCACCTTCTGGCAGCATCACCCGTCGCTCTCGTACCTGTTCTCCGGGCAGTTCATCGGGCCGACGAGTCAGGCGCCCCGCGTCGACGAGGGTCGGGCCGACACGCTGTACGAGCTCGAGATCGCGTTCGCCGAACTCGAAGCGCAGCAGGCGGCCGACGGTGACGTGCCGTCGTGGATCGTCGATCGGTTGCTGCGACACCTGCTGGTCGACCTGACCGGCAACACGCACCGCTCCGAGTTCTGCATCGACAAACTCTTCAGCCCCGACAGTGAGCGAGGTCGGCTCGGGATCGTCGAGCTGCGGGCGTTCGAGATGCCCCCGCATCCGCAGATGGCGCTGGTGCAGGCACTGCTCGTCCGGTCGCTGGTCGCCGGGTTCTGGGAGACGCCGTACAGCGGGCCGCTGACCCGATGGGGAACCGATCTCTACGACCGCTTCCTGCTGCCGTGGTACGTGCGGTCCGACATCCACGCCGTCGTCGACGATCTCCGCCGACACAGCATCGACTTCGAGCCCGGATGGCTCGATCCGTTCCTCGAGTTCCGGTTCCCGCTCGTCGGCGAGACCGTCGTGGGCGACGTCCATCTGGAGCTCCGGCGGGCGATCGAGCCGTGGCACGTCCTCGGTGAGGAGGTGTCCGGGTCGGGTACCGCTCGCTATGTCGACTCGTCGGTCGAGCGCCTGCAGCTCGGCGTCGACGGGTTCGACCCCCGACGCCACGTCGTGACGTGCAACTCGATTCCCGTGCCGCTCCAGCCGACCGAACGCTCGGGGACCTCCGTCGCCGGGATCCGGTTCAAGGCGTGGGCCCCGTGGTCCGCACTCCATCCGACGATCGATGCGCAGGGGACGCTCGTGTTCGACGTCGTCGACCGATGGAGCGAGCGGTCGCTCGGCGGCTGCACGTACGAGGTCGTGCATCCGGGCGGTCGGTCGTACGACACCTTCCCGGTGAACGCCGCCGAAGCCGAGGCCCGCCGGGCGAGTCGGTTCCTGACGTTCGGCCACACCTCGGGTCGGATCGACGTCGCCCGGTTGGATGAAATCTCCGCCAGGGTGGCACGGGAGTACCCCAGAACGCTCGACCTCCGCCGACACCGCTCCGACGGGTGA